One genomic window of Hypanus sabinus isolate sHypSab1 unplaced genomic scaffold, sHypSab1.hap1 scaffold_205, whole genome shotgun sequence includes the following:
- the LOC132387633 gene encoding zinc finger protein 229-like, which produces MAHQLVDTGERPFTCLDYGKRFTESSKLKVHQGVHTGERPFTCSDCGKGFTRSSHLLLHRLVHTAERGFTCSDCGKRFTHSSTLQRHQSVHTRERPFTCSVCGKRFTQSSHLQRHQQVHTGEKPFTCSDCGKRFTQSSTLQRHQSVHTGEWRFTCSECGKGFTQLSKLLAHQSVHSGEWPFTCSDCGKGFTRSSDLLTHGRVHTGERPFTCCECGKGFARSSDLQIHQRVHTGERPFTCSVCGKGFHKSSNFHRHQQFHTGVKQFTCSDCGKGFSRSSSLLAHQSVHTGEWPFTCAECGKGFARFSDLQIHQRVHTGERPFTCSVCGKGFHQSSNLHRHQRVHTGVKPFICCECGKGFTRSSSLLAHQRVHSG; this is translated from the coding sequence cATCTAAGTTGAAGGTACATCAaggagttcatactggggagaggccattcacctgctcagactgtggaaagggattcactcggtcatctcacctactgctACATCGGTTAGTTCACACTGCAGAGAGGggtttcacctgctcagattgtgggaagagattcactcactcttccaccctacagagacaccagtcagttcacaccagggagaggccattcacctgctcagtctgtgggaagagattcacacagtcatcacacctacagagacaccagcaagttcacactggggagaagcctttcacctgctcagactgtgggaagagattcacacagtcatccaccctacagagacaccaatcagttcacactggggagtggcggttcacctgctcagaatgtgggaagggattcacacagttatccaaactactggcacaccagtcagttcacagtggggagtggccattcacctgctcagactgtgggaagggattcactcggtcatctgatctgCTGACACAcgggcgagttcacaccggggagaggccattcacctgctgtgaatgtgggaagggattcgctcggtcatctgatctacagatacaccagcgagttcacactggcgagaggccgtttacctgctcagtctgtgggaagggattccatAAATCATCCAACTTTCATAGACACCAGCAAtttcacactggggtgaagcagttcacctgctcagactgtgggaagggattcagtcggtcatcctcactattggcacaccagtcagttcacactggggagtggccattcacctgcgcagaatgtgggaagggattcgctcggtTTTCTGATCTAcagatacaccagcgagttcacactggggagagaccattcacctgctcagtctgtgggaagggtttcCATCAATCATCCAACCTTcatagacaccagcgagttcacactggggtgaagccgttcatctgctgtgaatgtgggaagggattcactcggtcatcctcaCTActagcacatcagcgagttcacagtgggtaG